A segment of the Marmota flaviventris isolate mMarFla1 chromosome 2, mMarFla1.hap1, whole genome shotgun sequence genome:
ACAGCAAATACAACAATGGCATTTAATCCATCCCCAtaatatcctgaaaaaaaaatcaaagacaaaatcactagaaaaaaaataaaaacaattacctCAGTAAAACAATTttactcaagattttttttagagGACATCAGTATGATTGATAGAAAATAATCAATTAACACAGTTAAAGAGCCATATTTTAGCAAGTAGACAAATAACATGATATAATCCAAAAAGACTCAACatctgaaataaacattttatgcaACTTAACAGTTAAAGTGGGTGTTTTCTAAaagttagttttattttcaacAATGCCTAATGTTTTGTAGAATTGAGGGGATCAGAACCAAGAAAGAATTATATCTCTGACATAATTCTCAGTGGAAAAAAAAGGTACTAATGTGTTTCAACtgcaatatttaaatattaagctGTATTCAgtaacaatatttttgttttaaccaTCATTTCTATTGTTTCTTAATATGAACTGAAAAGACTGAACATTTCAAGAACATTAGAATCTTCACTAACTTTCCTAATTCCTCAATTACAAAAcacattacgtgtaattgtccaatataattattttcctgtataaaaaataaagtgctatttttgaaagatattagGTTTAAATCATAAGGCAGGTCTCACAACTTTATTTCTACCAATGAGCTGAATTAACGCATGTTGGACTTCCTGATTCAGATTATCCTGTTTCCTTCATCTGAATAAGATTAAATTAGGCAGAAGAATATTACTGCAAATATTCAAGTGATTTGCTTTCAGATGAATGAAGATTGTAGAAATAAGCAGGGGAATGCATTTGGCAGAAAGTAAATCAAGCAGAAATGAttctatgtagaaaataaaatcagtttgtATGTCTCTGTCCAGTGTTAGGAGGATTTAAAGAAACAAGACGTGCTCTATAGAATGATTTGCATTCTGACTTTCTGGCACTATTTACACAGTACCTAGGTAAACTTTTATATATGGTACAGTCAGACCGACAGGAACTTGTACTTTCCTAGCTGTCCCATTTGACTAGAAAATCTCCTAAGGGAAGGAactaaactttattatttttgaataccccataaatatgcaaCATGGATGCTCTACAAAATTATAGAATGAGTTAGTTCTCTAGTAAAGCTAAATGGTTTGTTAAGGGCTTTAAGGTAAATTAGGAGTTAAGTTTACTAATATCAATCCAAGTTTTACTAATATCCAAGAAAAAATTTGTATAAGAATGTTCACCAACAGTCATATTCATAAGCAGTCTTATTCATAGTCCAAACTGGAAGTGATACACATGActatcaaaatgaaaatggataaataaatttaattcatttatgcAATGGGCTAGTATTTGGCCatataaaagaataaactatAGCCAGGCATGGAGGTGAATGCCTGTATTCTTAGCTATGAgaaagactgagacagaaggatttcaATTCCAGGCCATactgagcaatttagtgaatTGTAagagtgtctcaaaataaaaaataaaaagggctagggatgtaattcagtggtataACATCCTTGTATTCAATACCTGATAGGGGGGTAACAAAGAAGATGTGTGTAAGAACATGAAGGAATCTTAAAAACATGCTGAAGAAGAGTGGTAAACAAGAATGCATactattttttttgcataaaattcTAGAATAGGCAAAACTAATCACAGGGGTAGACATTAGAGTAGTGGTTACCAGAGAGGGGGAATTCATTGGAAAGGGTTATTAAGAGAATTTTATGGGgcaatgaaaatgttctatatgTTCAGGAGTGGGCATATGtaattatgtaaatatgtgtCAAAACTCATTGAACCATATATACTTAAGATCACAGCATTTTATTCTATGTAAATTATAAATGCATACAAAGGGGAGAATTAATAAACTCCCTGTTTTAGGTGGTATAGAGATAGGGGCAGATGGGAAATAGTTTTTACTGCATTTATTTTGGTACTTTTTGAACTTactatatgcatatattaataatttttaaaaattaattcattttgttacacatgacagcacaATGCTATAAATTatagttcatattacacatatagagcacaattttttatctctctggttgcatataaaatatattcacaccatttgtgtcttcatacatgaagttagggtaatgatatccatctcattccaccatcttttttacccccatgcctcctctcttcccctcccacccctctgccctctctagaatttgtctatttctcccatgctccccctcccaaccccactatgactcagcctccctatatcagagaaaacattcggcatttggttttttggttaacaatttttaaatgtaggtTTTATCCTTTTACTTCAAACCTGTTATGTTCTTAAAACaatatgagaaatatttattatgttttcaaaGTTATGCAAGATCTCTGGGGATATTTTCTGAAAGCATACAGAGTTCTGATGttgcattaaaaaaatctgaacaaactTCAGTAACTTTTACCTCCATGACTGATAACTTTTTTATAGGGCTCAATTGCCTTCATATCAACCCTGTGATCCTGTTCTCCAATCCTGAACATACGCCAGCGTCgtccatcttctttttcttctgctgctGAATATTCAGTGATTGAGCCTTTCCTAATTACTtctgttgttttgggttttggaaGATCATCTGTCAAAATAAAAGGGTTTTGAATCACAAATtgttatttctataataaaaatcaagttaTAAGTTAACCACTTCACTATCTAGATTAGttagagatttcttttttcttttgagatgcgGTCTttattgtccaggctggcctcaaactcctgggctcaaataaTCCTCTCCTGGGCAACTGGGACTaaaggtgtatgccaccatgcagAGAATTTTTGCTACACTGTCTGTGGAATTTGAAATATCCCTTCCATAATACAGGAAAAGGCTTGCTTTTAATTTAAGGCCATTTATTCCTTTGGGAATCAcagttttataaaactttttattgCCCAATTCAACAAAGACAGTTAATCACAGTGCAATGTCTATCAACAAGTTCAGGAAAAACAATTCATAGAGCCATATGAGTCTTTAATACATTGACCCTTCAGGCATTTTCAGATCTCAATTATGATAGCACTGTCCAAACAGTTACTACCACAGGTTACTTCAAGTAACTGAGAGTTGATTTCTTTTTAACACATAAATTAATTCCTCCAAATTGTAATACCAGATAGAAAGTGGTTAACTATTCAATAATCATTTCTCATTTGATCAGTTTTATGAAGCAGAAAAGTATTTATAATATTAAGAAGAATACATGCAAAAGTCTATTTAAATTACCATTAGCAAAAGCATAAGCATCAACGATTAGATGTAATTTATATTTCAAGATTGCAGTAGctgatttttaatgaaataatgattttcaaaattttagtaTCATAGTCCTTACCAAAAGATGGGGGGAGGGGAAACCTACTGCATGTTAGTTGTTTGTTTCCAAGACAAAGCTGTTAACGAAAATATCCTTCCAGGAAATGACTACAGCAGCAttaaagaaagaagagacaaaacACATAGGCAGAAAACTATTTCAGTATCTTATAAAATATTGCTTGTTACTGGACTGCTTATTGAACCAGTAAAACAGGGaagaagaacaaaagacacaGCATATCACCTTCACTGCAGATAAAATACCTACCGCTAAAcactgctttgaaaaaaaaaatcactttaaagataaatagatataaaaattattaactatataaaaatatgtaataagaattgtaatgtattccactgttatatataaataaaaaaaaacaattatttaactCAAGAAAGcatgcaaaataaaacacatgCCAATTCCTTTgaattctaaataattaaaatgataaatatcagGTTTGGGGGCTAAGAGTATATATTAATTCAAGTTGGTAATTTCATAAAGTAGAGCACTACCCAGGCAACCTACTTTAAAATCACCCTCCTAAGTCTCCCTTCAGAACTTCCTCTCCACACTTTTAGCACATTCCTTATTATATGTCTCTtggaaggatttttttccttacttgATCAACTGAAAAAGACCTAACTATCcagcaatatttttttatgttgataaaaagaaacaaaaattgggCATCAAGAAGAAAATACAGCTACATATATAATCTACTACAAACAGTTTTGAacactataaaatatttagatgtttgcagaaattttaacttaaatataTGAACACTGAAAAGAATAACATATTTTGAACAAAATCCTCTAATACATGGGTTTTAGTAGgcttcatgataaaaattttaaggcTTATCAAGTATTTCCAAAAGAGAATATAATTGCAAAAACATGTGTTTGtgtgattatatatatgtaaaggtAAACATTCATTCATGAAAAGATCAGATACGCAGTAAAACAATTACCTTCCCACTCAAACTCATTACTGTTCTCTGATGGTGTGTCTAAACCATCCAAGTCAATCTCCCCACTTTCATCCAAATCATCTGACAACACAGAGCCATCACCCGGATCCAGTGTCAAGCTAATCTCTGGAGCCATTAGtttctttcttactttatttCCATTAACTTCTAATAAGCCtgaaagtggaaaacaaacacacacaacaatAGTAGAAGGAATGCTCAGATGATCAAGTTAAAAGAGAAACACTTCAGCCACTTTATTCTtgagaaaaacaatattaaacaaaatCCCCAAGCACTGATTtatgaaacttgaaaaaaaattttttttaaactgttgacggacctttatatttttttttatttatatgttgtgctgagaattatgaatccagtgcctcacatgtgataggcaagtgctttaaccactgagctacaaccccagcccaaaacttGGAATTTGATTACTAATGCtatttttggtagtactgggattgaactcaggggtgttctaccaatgagattatttttattttttgagaaagggtctcagtaagttgtctGGTCTGTTATGGAATTTACAATCttttggcctcagcctcccaagtagctgggattacaggcatgggccaacCTGCCCAGTTTCATCACTACTGCTTTTATATCATTGGCAAGAAAACAGTGAGGTATATATGTCTTTTTAAGTAACAGACAGACTTCGCAGTCACCTTTACCACTAAAAAACTATTTCCTCCTACTTGTAAAAACTTCTAAAAACTGaggattgtctttttttttttttgagagacagagaattttttaatatttattttttagttttcggtggacacatctttattttatttttatgtggtgctgaggatcgaacccagcgccccgcacatgccaggtgagcgcgctaccgcttgagccacatccccagccctgaggatTGTTTTTGAGGGTTAAATTCCCCATGCACTTCAAAAGTGTTTTCCTCAATGTTCAATTTATCCTTTGGCTCCTTAGGATGGAGTAAAAGCTCATTGTGgcgttttttttgttttttgtttttgtgttgataaagaaatatgttaaaaataacacCAAGTCCATTGGCAGTACAGGTATCAAATTCTTACCAGGCTGGCTCTCTGGTCCAGTTACATCTAGTATATCTGCTTCAATACTATCATCTTCTGGTAAAGGTCTGGAAGACACAAACATACTCTTTaatgcagaaattaaaattttttgaagctTAAAGATCTGTTAAAAATAAAGCTTATAGGAACAATTACATGGAAAACAGAACAATGCTGTTTCTTAAGATTTGGTAATTTACAAAtcaattttttagaaaattctgtTGGGGTTACTTATATGTCTGTGACACATAAAAGCATATATAAATTCTTTATTCAACAGCTCTTATCCAATtataagacataaaaattattaaaaaatcataaaacgaTCCAAATGGATAAATATGATGTGGTGCATGATCATCACATAACAAAGCTACTTGCTTACTCACAATGAGAATATGGTAATGCTGGCTACAATCTGTTTGAGTTTGGCATTTCCAAATTACTATCATCATCATGTGCTAAAATGACTCAGTTCTCCCGCCTGCTCCTGCTGTCCATATGCCAATTGCTAAGGTACCTTACTGGGTAGTATGTTTTCTGATCATGATGGCACAAAAAGCATCATTTAAATAGAAGGCCTTTCTTTGCAAAGTGTCAAAGGGGCTAGTCAGATGATTCAGAAgatccttgtttatttatttactaagttTTTTCTTACAAACAACTTAAAACTCCCTTCTCCTAGAAGCCTCTCATATTCGAGTTCTAAAAATCCCACATtagcatggtaatggaaggagaccctcagggttatacagtggaggaggtagagagacaggaggggaggggaggggagaggtggggaggggggagggtggaggacgggaaaggcagcggagcacaacagacactagtatggcaatttgtaaatcaatggatgtgtaactgatgtgattctgcaatctgggtatggggtgaaggtgggagttcataacccacttgaatcaaagtgtggaatatgatatgtcaagaaatttgtaatgttttgaacaacccacaataaaaaattaaaaaaaaaaaaagattaaaaaaaaaaatcccacattaaaatattgttcattagacaaatattttgaaacttaaaTGATCAAaacagttaagaaaaataaaaattacttatatGTTGAGATGGAAGAAGAGAATCATTCCCAACTACTGCAAAGGAactttcaattcccagtatttaATAACCACCTTgttaatactatttttttaaaaaaaacctaatatTCATTAAGcaacatctcaaaaaaaaaaaaattctgaagtttTGTTCTACATTTGTTTTCATCAAAAAGCAATGCTCACATTGGAAAATCTTCATCTTGCCATTCTTCTTTCAGTTCTACACCTTCCATTCTCAGCCTGGATTCAATGTCAACTATTGACTCCTGATAATCCAGAGAGCCAATATcctgtgaaaaaagaaaaattgacaatAACTTAATTTCcacttcacatttttattggctGTAAAGGTGCAATCTTATACCTTAGTATAATTTTCAGTTGCATATATGCAAATTGTGTCTCAAATTGTGATTTAAATTGCGTTAAAAAAATTGAGGTAAGATAAGAAATTATAGTTAAATACAGGActgggtgtagttcagtggtagagtacttgtctagtatgccctgggttcaatccctagtactgaagaTAGAGCTTGATTCTAGAAATTAAACACTAGTAAACAATATTTATACTCAAAAGATTCAGCAGAGTCAAGTAGTATGCtaccatttatattttctttatagttttgaTGCCACAATTCTTGAATCAGTCTATTTAGTAACTTGTCCAGTAAACAGAATTAGGCTAACTTTTGATCTGCTTCATATGTATACCATGTCTTTTCACACAGTGTAACTTTTCAGACTGAACTTAGTGGTATTTTACTGTAagcaattatatattttaacttgtgttataaacttttattttagttttttaacaAAGGGCATGaatgcccgcccccccccccccactccgaatcctcattttacaaagtGAGGAGTCTACAGATCCTCCCTTTGGTTGATGGAGTAAGTTGATAGAGTACAGAAGTCATGAAAAGTGGCTGGTAAAGAGTGCAACAAAAACAGTGACAAATACAGGCAATGAGGTATATATAAGTATTTAGCTCATTTACATTAGAGTGAATCAGTAgatgaagttatttaaaaaacagcAGTAACATATTTCTTAAGATCCATGGAATATGACTAGAAGTACTAAAAACAAAGTTAACAAGTAGCTGATGCCAGTAGAAGAGGAAAGAGGGTGGTATGGGGAGAAAGATTCATAACATAGCAAGTCTTTACTGTTTTCATAATAAGCCTTTCTacactatttgattttttaaaaactatgtgtataatttaaaaaagtacttttcaaataaaataaatgataccaGCAATACCAGTTGTTCTTCTAAAACAAAGATGTGGTCTTGTTTTATGTTCACCTTATGTCATTACAATACTCAAAGAATATAGTAAAGTCGTACCAAAAAACAGCATTATGTTCCAGGACAACAAAATTACAATGGAgatttcttaaaagttttattaaaCTTCACATGTTAAACTAAATTCTGTTCTCAGTCAAGACTGAGAGGGTCTTCCCAGTACACATCCAGAGGAAGGTTTCAAACATTCTCAAAAGGTTTTACATTTTTGAAGACCTACTCACTGGCACAGAAAAAAATGGCAGATGCTGACTTTTCCTCACAAAAATATTTGCTTGGAAAAATTAGTTTATTATGTACAGGAATAAggaatttttaattctgagaaaaCAATGAGCCAGGCAATTTGGAAAaattaatggggaaaaaaagacttaaaatacaaTGACCTTGACTTATTTAGCAGTTTCTGTTTCTAATACATAATCTATACTGTATTAACATCCATTTTCAATGATGACTTTATAGATTTTGTTCTGACAATAATCTTTCTCTGTAAAGGGGATGAGAATCAATGGGAGTGGGGGACACAACTGTCTTACCAAACAACCCCTTCTATTTATATAATGAATTGAAAAAAAGACTAGTTTCTCCTAGATGGTTAAATTGCTAGatatttcttaatgttttctcAAGTCTTTGGTACTTGCTCTACAGTGAACAAATATATTTCTCTAAATTCAATATAATCAGAAATGCTTCTCATTATTTTGTCTCACTTTTCtataattggaaaaaatattagGATGTTCTGGGTTATCTTTCTCAAATAGttcaaataatcagaaaatatttaatatttaaaaaataacagcaatgACTGAAAGTTGCAATCAATATATTCCCAACTCCTGGAACACTACTTGGCACATTTCAGGCCTacaaatattaagtggaaaaataCTTAATTGTAAGGTATGACACTGGATAGAAAACTGTTGTTCAGCCTTAGGTTTATTTTGCTTGTTAAATAGGATTCTTGTTATGTTTTACCCTTCAAAAATGTAGTGAAAATACTTTGTAGGAACCCACATATGTGCAATATAAATTTCTGTTGGCAAAATTATTCCTTATTTGtaagaagaaatatttctattGTGAAACTCTAGAAGAAAAACCAAGTCTTGTAGCTAATTTACCACTTGAACAAGCTTATCACTTGCAAAACGCTCCTTTAAACAAGAAAGCCAAGTCTTTCAGTTATTTCAACCTACTTATTCAACTTTTACTCTAAAATATTGAATGATGTAATGTTAATACATCTCAGTTATGTTGTTATGGACATTTAGTTTGATGGCTAATTAATTAAGCTAGTTCAACAGAATATGAGAGTGAGAAACATGATTAACTCCACCTTTCAACAAGAACTTTAGGAGAACAGTACATTAGGTAGATAAAAACAATTTCAACAATTCAGAGTACTGTTCTTGGAAGCACTTTATCACCAAGCAGCTGTAAGAAcaggaaacaaacaagaaaggaGTTAATGTAAGCACAACCACTTTGAAGGAAATCAGGATACTGCTGACTCACAAGTTAACTGTGGTTGTTTCCCATTTTTTGttcaaagatttttcttttttaaaggagaatGGGGAAATAATACTTTACCATGTTACTTGTGAAAATAACctaatacaaaagaaataatctgattTCTCAATAGATTGGTGGTAGTGATAGCATATCCTTATTTATGGTAGGTATCTGTGGAGGTCATAATAATGAATTTCAGTCTTTGACATCAGTGAGATTAAAAATCAAGGAGAGAATGGATTTCCTTCTAACAGCTTCAGAAGGGAGGTATGGTGATAAATCCAACAAAGATAAAGAAGGGAATTTCCACGCATAGCTGAGCAagcaaaaatcaaatattaagaTCATATTTAGAACTGTATAGACTATAACTTATAATTGTACTCAGCAATTTTACTATTACGTAGTTTAACACTGCTTCTAGAATAGGTGCAAGTAATGACCATCTCTGCTGAAATCAATTACAGCTCGCAGAAAGAAAACCCAGATAAGTCttttatttacccatttaaaagaaaatgtttcattcTAAAATATTGGTATTCACTTTTTAATGAACAGCCTGCATATTTATGAAGACCATTAAGACATGCCTGAAAAAATCCTACGTGTTTGCCTGCCATTGCTCCCCTTGGGATCAGGTAGGTTTCTAAGAATGCAATGAGATCTCTATCAGAAAtgttaacacaaaatttaaagaaaaattgtggAGTGGTGTTGACATTTCACATAAGTGTGGAAATAAAGTGCAGAATAGTTATGCCACCTACATTTACTAAATTTTCAGTGTGCAGAATATGCTAGAGATGCTCTGATAcctctaaaaacattaaaatctaaCACCTGTTACAGAGTTATAATTTTGGttataatataaaactataattttgaaatattactaTTCTGCTTCATAAGATGTAAGGTTAATGAGATACCTTTTTATCCTGTCAAAGAGAATTTATCagatgtatgcatgtgtgtatacacatacatatatatacacacacacacacactcttactATCTGGATGCCTTCCCCCCTTATCACTCCATCAGCCTACAATGGATACAATGGATAGAACAACTGTCCCAAAGAGTGCTTTTCACATTTACTAAccacttttgttttttcatctgaTATGTTTCAATCAACAACTTTGTAAGGTATAAAACATTGgtgttatcattttcattttatcttatttatatgaGTCAAATGACAACACACCCTCCTTCCCAGATATGGACCAGAACTGTTTCTATTATAGCACAATGTCTCCAGTTCACTGGCAACTTTATACAGAATAAATCTGTAATGCCAGATTTGGTTACACTTGGCTTCAAAAGTCCTGTAATGCCTAACAaccataatagttttttttttgttttgtgataagCTAGTAATAGTTCCTGTACATGCCCAAGATATTAGGCTGCACTAGAAACTATTATGAAGACTAGAATAAGAGTTTAGAGAGAATGTAAAATGACAAGATCTAAGGAGAAAATGTACAATATAACCAAAAAACTACTAGTTTACAGGAACTTAATTAGTAATTTCGGCTATGACTTCCGAAAGCTTACACATTcacaaattacataatttcttttacaattgcagaaatttttataaacatttggaAAGATACATTTAACTGAAAATACGAAATCAAACATTTGGAAAAAGAGAGCCTAATTCAAACAAAGTTGAGGATGAAAAAAGCAACACTAAAATGCAAAGACACACTTCATTCAACTAATGGGAGGCACCATTGACTACCTTGATGGAACACTACAAAAGCAGTGCCCTCAGAGTTGCCAGGACAGACAAAGGAAGTTTCAAAGAAACCTAATAAAGACCCAAATAAGTTTCTGACTTAATATGACCTGGTCTAATAATTATACTTCGGGAAAATCCAAACCATTTTTTCCTAGATATTTAAACAAGAAAGGCGTGGTGAAAACACGCAGGACTCAGCTTTTCATGTACACACCTATATTTGTTTTAGCTTCCCAGAAGATCTATTTAAGCCCTGGTTACTTAGGCTGTTTCCGTGTCTATCCCCCGAGGGTATGAGGCACACCAGAAGTCCAAGTTTCTTTGTTCTGCACCTGGGCCGACGCTGGTCATAAATAAGGAACCAAAGTTGTCAGTCAGCGCACCAAGGCTGGGGTGGCGGGGGGAGTAGAGAAGAGGGACGATTCCATCTCAGGGACAACCATCAAACGGAAAAGCAGGAGGCGGGTGGGGGCAGGGAACGGGTGTTGGCAACCGCGAGCAGAACCCAGGGCGGGGACCTAGGCTGGGCGGGGATCCGGAAAGCACCTCCGGGGCAGGTTCCGAGGCGTCCCCTACAACGCACACCCCACTGGGTTTCCCCTCCCCGGGGGGCGGTGGGCACACGCCCCATAGGCGTACGCCCCCAGGCTCGTTCCCAGCCCGGACTCGCAGTGCCGGGTCCTCCCAGGCCGCACTAACCCCGGAGGAAGCCTTGGCCCCCTCGTCCTCTTCGCCCCTCCAGGCCGGCGACGTGGGGCTGACGGCCAGGTCGCAGAAGGCGGCACCGAGCGGAGCCCGCTCCCCTCGGTCAGCGGTAAAAAGTCCAGCCCGGTTTCCCGGCCGCAGCTGTAGAAGAGGCGACAGAAGCTGACCCGGACGCAGTGAGATGCCCCAGCGGAAGTGACTACCTCCCGGCCTTCTCTAGGCGCGGCAGCAGGCGGAAGCGGAGGCGTGGTGTCATTTTGAAACCCACAGCGTCGCCCCGCCCCCTGGGCGGTCGCAGGCTTAAATTAACTTGTGCTTGCACGCCCTGCGTTCCAGCTGGTGGGGCCGGTGGCTAGGACGCACCACTGGACTCTCGGTGCTTCCTCTCCTTTTGGTGTTAGCTGGGACGCTGGCTTGCAGTTGCgacaaggcatttttttttttcctgcttgtcTCTATTGATCGTCACAATAACTGTGCATTACAAAATGGATAAAGGGGAGGAAAAATATCCGATGCTTCATTTTGGAGAGCTGGACATTAGAGGAATCCTTAGAGTTTGGTAAAATTCCCCAGTGTGAACCGCTTGACAGCAGTGCTTCCCAAATGTGGGGAGCGAAGCCAGCCTTAActacttagcgaggccctaagctgCTCAGCGAGAACCCCGTCTCTTAAAAAGATGatgatggtaataataataataataataataataataatgctgctggtaatgtggctcagtggttaagtgcccctgggttcaatcacggTGGACCTCCACCTCCCCCAAGTGTGGGAAgcaattagtctttttttttttcctagttagtTGTGGATCAGACTTTgataaaacagaacagaaaagttaaaaaaaaaaaaaaaagacccgcACAAAATCCAagtcaaaacattttattattagaGCACGGGACATAAAGTTACTTGTAAAAATGTCGTGAAGGATCTCAATTTctatacgtttttttt
Coding sequences within it:
- the Bnip2 gene encoding BCL2/adenovirus E1B 19 kDa protein-interacting protein 2 isoform X1 — protein: MEGVELKEEWQDEDFPIPLPEDDSIEADILDVTGPESQPGLLEVNGNKVRKKLMAPEISLTLDPGDGSVLSDDLDESGEIDLDGLDTPSENSNEFEWEDDLPKPKTTEVIRKGSITEYSAAEEKEDGRRWRMFRIGEQDHRVDMKAIEPYKKVISHGGYYGDGLNAIVVFAVCFMPESGQPNYRYLMDNLFKYVIGTLELLVAENYMIVYLNGATTRRKMPSLGWLRKCYQQIDRRLRKNLKSLIIVHPSWFIRTLLAVTRPFISSKFSQKIRYVFNLAELAELVPMEYVGIPECIKQYEEEKFKKKQKRVDQELNGKQDEPKSEHPKLGMLT
- the Bnip2 gene encoding BCL2/adenovirus E1B 19 kDa protein-interacting protein 2 isoform X2, coding for MEGVELKEEWQDEDFPIPLPEDDSIEADILDVTGPESQPGLLEVNGNKVRKKLMAPEISLTLDPGDGSVLSDDLDESGEIDLDGLDTPSENSNEFEWEDDLPKPKTTEVIRKGSITEYSAAEEKEDGRRWRMFRIGEQDHRVDMKAIEPYKKVISHGGYYGDGLNAIVVFAVCFMPESGQPNYRYLMDNLFKYVIGTLELLVAENYMIVYLNGATTRRKMPSLGWLRKCYQQIDRRLRKNLKSLIIVHPSWFIRTLLAVTRPFISSKFSQKIRYVFNLAELAELVPMEYVGIPECIKQVDQELNGKQDEPKSEHPKLGMLT